The Rhineura floridana isolate rRhiFlo1 chromosome 17, rRhiFlo1.hap2, whole genome shotgun sequence genomic interval tattgccttaatatcccatgcatgtaaagtaatgctcaagattctacaacaaaggctcttaccatatatggagcgagaaatgccagatgtccaagctggatttagatagggaagaggcaccagagatcatatcgcaaccatacatggaacggagcaaggaatttcggaagaaaatcaccctgtgctttatagattacagcaaagcctttgactgtgtagatcatgaaaaactatggaatgctttaaaagaaatgggggtgccacaactgattgtcctgatgcgcaacctatagtcTGCAcacgaggctactgtaaggacagaatatggagaaaccaattggttcccaatagaaaagggtgtgagacaggggtgtattttatcaccctatttgtttaatctatacgcagaagatatcatatggacagcgggattggaccaagatgcaggaggtatgaaaattggagggagaaacatcaataatttaagataggcagatgataccatactactagcagaaaccagtaatgatttgaaacgaatgctgatgaaagttaaagaagaaagcacaaaagcaggactacagctgaacgtcaagaagactaaagtaatgacaacagaagatttatgtaagttgacaatgaggacgttgcacttttcaaggattatcaatacctcggcacagtcattaaccaaaatggagacagttgtcaagaaatcagaagaaggctaggattggtgagcgcagctatgagagaactagaaaaagtcctcaaatgcaaagatgtataactgaacagcaaagtcaggatcattcagaccatggtatttccgatctctatgtatggatgtgaaagttggacagtgaaaaacgtggataagagaaaaatcaactcatttgaaatgtggtgttggaggtgtGATTTGCGGATaccttggactgcaaaaaagacaaataattgggtgttagaacaaataaaaccagaactgtcactagaagctaaaatgatgaagctgaggctatcatactttggacacatcatgagaagacatgattcactagaaaagaccataatgctgggaaaaacagaagggagtagaaaaagaggaaggccatacgagatggattgattccataaaggaagccacagacctaaacttataagatctgaacagggtggttcatgacagatgctcttgaaggtcactggttcatagggtcgccataagtcataatcgacttgaaggcacataacaagttcagcatcctgttctcacagtggctaaccagatgcccgtAAGAaactgcaagcaagacctgagcactctcccttcttctggtttccagcaactggtattcagaagcataatgcctccaactatggaggcagagcatagccatcatagccttGCTCGCTGCCGTGCGCCCCGCTGCCATGGCCACAATGCCGTGGCTGGTGCTGGCTGTGGCTCTGGGGGCACTGGCCACTTTCTTCGCCTTCATGGATGGCTGGTACCTGTTGCGACTGCCCCTGCCGCTGCTGTACACCCGCTGGGCACTGCCCCCCATCCGGCACCTGCTGGAGGAGCAGAGCTTCCCAAGTTGGGTCCTGCCGGGAGACTTGGACTGCCTGCTGCCCATGAACAATGCCCGGTACCCACAGGAGGCCGACCTGGCACGGGCTGTCCACCTGACCCGCAGTGGGCTCTTCTGCGCCGTCCTGGCCACCGCCTCCTGCCTCTCCCTCTGCTCCCTCTGCTGCCTCCACCTGCTTGAGCGCTTTGCCATCCACACGCGGCTCCTGGGCTGGGACCGACATGCCTTCCT includes:
- the LOC133372057 gene encoding protein THEM6-like — encoded protein: MPWLVLAVALGALATFFAFMDGWYLLRLPLPLLYTRWALPPIRHLLEEQSFPSWVLPGDLDCLLPMNNARYPQEADLARAVHLTRSGLFCAVLATASCLSLCSLCCLHLLERFAIHTRLLGWDRHAFLLEQRFVHARDGFICAILHVWQYVAGASSMEPVECLYCRKVESPDLPEEVLLWLKYNEVSTQRLGAESDFQEDNKDE